In Sphingomonas crocodyli, a genomic segment contains:
- a CDS encoding response regulator transcription factor, which translates to MTLGRILIADDHPLINEGIQIALRVHHPGYVVDVAGSIADAEVMIQQHNDYRLLLLDYELPDSNGFNGFFKLQHLLGRVPIAIISAHDSKQILSAARAVGASGFISKRQPLDVIVAAIGTVLRGGSSFPPIDASADDAEQLRKRIESLSNAQRRVLMALAHGDLNKQIAAELGVTEATIKAHLSAIFRKLGVTNRTQAILMVRPLTGAMP; encoded by the coding sequence GTGACACTTGGACGCATTTTGATCGCCGACGATCACCCGTTGATCAACGAAGGAATTCAGATCGCGCTCCGTGTGCATCATCCGGGCTATGTCGTCGACGTGGCCGGATCGATCGCCGATGCGGAGGTGATGATCCAGCAGCATAATGACTATCGTCTGCTCCTGCTGGATTACGAACTGCCTGACAGCAATGGTTTCAACGGCTTTTTCAAACTGCAGCACTTGCTGGGCCGCGTGCCGATCGCCATCATTTCGGCGCATGACAGCAAGCAGATCCTGTCGGCGGCGCGCGCGGTGGGCGCATCGGGCTTCATATCGAAGCGGCAGCCGCTGGACGTCATCGTCGCCGCGATCGGCACCGTGCTGCGCGGGGGAAGCTCCTTCCCGCCTATCGATGCGAGCGCGGACGACGCCGAACAGCTTCGCAAGCGGATCGAAAGCCTCTCCAACGCGCAGCGGCGCGTGCTGATGGCGCTGGCGCATGGCGACCTGAACAAGCAGATTGCGGCCGAACTGGGCGTGACCGAGGCGACGATCAAGGCGCACCTTTCGGCCATCTTCCGCAAGCTGGGCGTCACCAACCGGACCCAGGCGATCCTGATGGTCCGCCCCCTTACAGGTGCCATGCCGTGA
- a CDS encoding response regulator, whose product MRRRGPVRPTWLQIIALAALGPIVLAAMAAWLAGEYSRSEESRALTQQSYEHRRDIEQLFSLVQDAETGQRGYIVSGSRSFLQPYEDARARLPAQIDKMRSSHPRSDEKAGEQQLADLIGIKLAEMQQVIELRDREGFAPARDRLSEGTGKRLMDQIRDQTHKLIADESRLLETSVRENAERVRTTLHIIWLVIAAIAVGMAISGYMVGQSRRLRNELALDAADAAARQQAIFNSVSDAIILINPSGSIDTINPAAESMFGYRTEQLLRRDISTLVELAPGEGSFLDRIGYRDGVLENKARMDLTGHTSNGEPIALDVVLGVMQLPDGTHIVAALRDASARKEVERLKDDFISTVSHELRTPLTSVLGSLSLLRGGAAGDLPPPAQRLAEIAENNCQRLIRLINDILDIDQLRTGKLAFDTATIDLRDVGTRAAQAMNGLAERKNIRIATDLTDAPATVNADVERLVQVTTNLLSNAIKYSPDGSTIDLAVTEDKDRYVVQVTDKGPGIAPEFAPHIFGRFAQGAQPEAKMIAGTGLGLAISREIVLHHGGEIWFENVEGAGARFAFSIPILADAADRARNRFYRILVCEDDADVGETVRTMLASKGYDSDLAPSVQEAASLARTNRYDVILLDMTLSDADGADVLRALHVGPNDGERRQPVIVISGAPPSREVEEIDTADIVDWLRKPFDANRLINSVERALDRAGRDLPLVLHVDDDGDTRELFVRAMAGHGRVVTAHSISEATGLLERYPPDLVVLDLGLPDGNGASMLPKLIDAAGDRLPIVVYTAQDVDETVRNHVDAVLVKSRRSLPDLVAAVNEIMAKRKEAA is encoded by the coding sequence GTGAGACGACGCGGTCCCGTACGTCCAACCTGGCTTCAGATCATTGCACTCGCCGCGCTGGGGCCGATCGTCCTGGCGGCGATGGCGGCGTGGCTGGCCGGCGAATATAGCCGCTCCGAAGAGAGCCGCGCATTGACGCAGCAGTCCTACGAGCATCGCCGCGATATCGAGCAACTCTTCTCGCTGGTGCAGGACGCAGAGACGGGTCAACGCGGCTATATCGTCAGCGGCAGTCGCAGCTTCCTGCAGCCCTATGAGGATGCCCGCGCGCGCCTGCCCGCGCAGATCGACAAGATGCGGAGCAGCCATCCCAGGAGTGACGAGAAAGCCGGAGAGCAGCAACTCGCCGACCTGATCGGAATCAAGCTGGCCGAGATGCAGCAGGTGATCGAGCTGCGCGACCGCGAAGGCTTCGCCCCCGCGCGCGACCGGCTGTCCGAGGGCACTGGCAAACGCCTGATGGATCAAATCCGCGATCAGACCCACAAGCTGATCGCAGATGAAAGCCGCCTGCTCGAAACGAGCGTGCGCGAAAATGCAGAGCGGGTTCGGACAACGCTGCACATCATCTGGCTGGTGATCGCCGCCATCGCGGTCGGCATGGCGATTTCGGGCTATATGGTCGGGCAGAGCCGGCGGCTGCGCAACGAACTCGCGCTCGACGCCGCGGACGCCGCCGCGCGCCAGCAGGCGATCTTCAACAGCGTCAGCGATGCGATCATCCTGATCAACCCCAGCGGCAGCATCGACACGATCAATCCGGCGGCGGAATCGATGTTCGGCTATCGCACCGAACAGCTCCTGCGCCGCGACATATCGACGCTGGTAGAACTGGCGCCGGGCGAAGGCAGCTTCCTCGACCGGATCGGCTATCGCGACGGCGTGCTGGAAAACAAAGCCCGCATGGACCTGACCGGGCACACGTCGAATGGCGAGCCGATCGCGCTCGACGTCGTGTTGGGCGTGATGCAGCTGCCCGACGGAACCCATATCGTCGCCGCGCTGCGCGATGCCTCCGCGCGCAAGGAGGTCGAACGGCTCAAGGACGACTTCATCTCCACCGTCAGCCACGAGCTGCGCACGCCGTTGACGTCGGTTTTGGGATCGCTCAGCCTGTTGCGCGGCGGCGCGGCGGGCGATCTGCCGCCGCCCGCGCAGCGGCTGGCCGAAATTGCCGAAAATAATTGCCAGCGGCTGATCCGCCTGATCAACGACATCCTCGACATCGATCAGCTGCGCACTGGCAAGCTCGCCTTCGACACCGCGACGATCGACCTGCGCGATGTCGGCACCCGCGCCGCGCAGGCGATGAACGGGCTGGCCGAACGCAAGAACATTCGCATCGCGACCGACCTTACTGATGCGCCCGCGACCGTGAACGCCGACGTCGAACGGCTGGTGCAGGTGACGACCAACCTGCTGTCCAACGCGATCAAATATTCGCCCGACGGATCAACGATCGACCTGGCCGTGACCGAGGACAAGGATCGTTACGTCGTGCAGGTGACCGACAAGGGGCCCGGCATCGCGCCCGAATTCGCACCGCACATCTTCGGCCGCTTCGCGCAGGGCGCACAGCCCGAGGCGAAGATGATCGCGGGGACCGGCCTCGGCCTCGCCATCTCGCGCGAAATCGTCCTCCATCATGGCGGCGAGATCTGGTTCGAAAATGTCGAGGGCGCGGGCGCGCGCTTCGCCTTCTCGATCCCGATCCTGGCCGATGCCGCCGATCGCGCGCGCAACCGCTTCTACCGCATCCTGGTGTGCGAGGATGACGCCGACGTGGGCGAAACGGTGCGCACGATGCTGGCCAGCAAGGGCTATGACAGCGATCTGGCGCCCAGCGTGCAGGAGGCCGCGAGCCTGGCGCGCACCAACCGTTACGACGTCATCCTTCTCGACATGACCCTGTCGGACGCGGACGGCGCGGACGTGCTGCGCGCGCTGCATGTCGGCCCGAACGACGGCGAACGCCGCCAGCCGGTGATCGTCATTTCGGGCGCGCCGCCCAGCCGCGAGGTGGAGGAGATCGACACCGCCGACATCGTCGACTGGCTGCGCAAGCCGTTCGACGCCAACCGCCTGATCAACTCGGTCGAACGCGCGCTCGATCGTGCGGGCCGCGATCTGCCGCTGGTCCTGCATGTCGACGATGATGGCGACACCCGCGAACTGTTCGTCCGCGCGATGGCGGGACATGGCCGCGTCGTGACCGCGCACAGCATTTCGGAGGCGACCGGGCTGCTCGAACGCTATCCGCCCGATCTGGTCGTGCTCGACCTCGGCCTGCCCGACGGCAATGGCGCGAGCATGCTGCCGAAGCTGATCGACGCCGCCGGCGATCGTCTGCCGATCGTGGTCTATACCGCGCAGGATGTGGACGAGACCGTTCGCAACCATGTCGACGCGGTGCTGGTCAAATCGCGCCGGTCGCTGCCCGATCTGGTCGCTGCGGTGAACGAGATAATGGCAAAGCGGAAGGAAGCGGCATGA
- a CDS encoding response regulator — protein sequence MTSILYVDDEPDIRLIVEMSLKLKPELTVRTAESGEQALAILIDEGWKPDLAMIDVMMPGLTGPDVLARLKANPDTANLPVVFVTARARPQDIDDYIAQGAKGVITKPFDPIGLGDQVMGLIPA from the coding sequence ATGACATCGATCCTCTATGTCGACGATGAGCCGGATATCCGCCTGATCGTCGAAATGTCGCTGAAGCTGAAGCCCGAGCTGACCGTGCGCACCGCGGAATCGGGCGAACAGGCGCTCGCCATCCTGATCGACGAGGGATGGAAGCCCGATCTGGCGATGATCGACGTGATGATGCCGGGCCTGACCGGTCCCGACGTCCTGGCCCGGCTGAAGGCGAACCCCGACACCGCCAACCTGCCCGTCGTCTTCGTCACCGCCCGCGCCCGGCCGCAGGATATCGACGATTATATCGCGCAAGGGGCGAAGGGCGTGATCACCAAGCCGTTCGATCCGATCGGCCTGGGCGATCAGGTGATGGGGCTGATCCCGGCCTGA
- a CDS encoding response regulator: MDDEPAYAQIMSALAASMGHRLDHVANAADLPAWLDTKQYALILMDVEMPGIDGYKATAAIRSRGGWAIEVPIIAFTTLGKSRDADRFVAAGMDGVLAKPFGIVESAATLRQWLHDGKAPKRTRQTLEALLGAQQAATMFDRFYVSLAEAVELVDQGGDKARIGHKIGGLAGTLGLGVLSAAWLAMQDGGADHTWPTVRALSLDAIARRAG; the protein is encoded by the coding sequence GTGGACGATGAACCCGCCTATGCGCAGATCATGTCGGCGCTTGCGGCGTCGATGGGCCATCGTCTCGATCATGTGGCGAATGCCGCCGATCTGCCCGCGTGGCTGGATACGAAACAATATGCGCTGATCCTGATGGATGTGGAGATGCCGGGGATCGACGGATACAAGGCGACGGCGGCGATCCGGTCGCGCGGCGGATGGGCGATCGAGGTGCCGATCATCGCCTTCACGACGCTCGGCAAATCGCGTGACGCCGATCGTTTCGTGGCGGCGGGCATGGACGGCGTGCTCGCCAAGCCCTTCGGCATCGTCGAATCCGCCGCCACCCTGCGCCAGTGGCTGCACGACGGAAAGGCGCCCAAGCGGACCCGCCAGACGCTCGAGGCGCTGCTGGGTGCGCAGCAGGCGGCAACGATGTTCGATCGCTTCTACGTCTCGCTGGCCGAGGCGGTGGAACTGGTCGATCAGGGTGGAGACAAGGCCCGGATCGGCCACAAGATCGGCGGGCTTGCGGGCACGCTTGGGCTGGGCGTTCTGAGCGCCGCGTGGCTGGCGATGCAGGATGGCGGCGCGGATCATACCTGGCCGACGGTGCGCGCCTTGTCGCTCGATGCGATCGCGCGGCGGGCTGGGTAA
- a CDS encoding right-handed parallel beta-helix repeat-containing protein, whose protein sequence is MIRSFVLSLLVAASPVGAATYTLLPAGQGFDRLQAAVDAAGDGDATILIAPGVHRDCAVQSAGRITYRGAVPGKTIFEGATCEDKATLVLRGRGAVVEGLVFRRLGVSDGNAAGIRAEKGPLSVSNSIFRDSEQGILGNSDPQADIRIDRSTFAGLGRCDRDLACAHSIYIGHYKSVTVTRSRFERGRGGHYVKSRAARIAISDSSFDDTRGHTTNYMIDLPAGATGTIQRNIFVQGHDKENHSAFVAVGAESRDNPSAGLAVVGNRAHQAPGITWPAALVSDWTKSPMRIERNVVSPRITEYRGAEGAEPPSLKRDIRRVLAAVRDRILG, encoded by the coding sequence ATGATCCGTTCGTTCGTCCTGTCCCTGTTGGTGGCGGCGTCCCCCGTGGGCGCCGCGACTTATACTTTGCTGCCGGCCGGGCAGGGCTTCGATCGGCTGCAGGCCGCTGTCGACGCGGCAGGCGATGGCGACGCGACGATCCTGATCGCGCCCGGCGTCCACCGCGACTGCGCGGTGCAGAGCGCGGGCCGCATCACCTATCGCGGCGCCGTTCCCGGTAAGACGATCTTCGAAGGCGCAACGTGCGAGGACAAGGCGACCCTCGTCCTGCGCGGGCGCGGCGCGGTGGTCGAAGGGCTGGTCTTCCGCCGGCTGGGCGTCAGCGACGGCAATGCGGCGGGGATCAGGGCAGAAAAGGGGCCGCTCAGCGTCAGCAACAGCATCTTCCGCGATTCCGAACAAGGCATCCTCGGCAACAGCGATCCTCAGGCCGATATCCGCATCGATCGATCGACCTTTGCGGGCCTCGGCCGCTGCGATCGCGATCTCGCCTGCGCGCATTCAATTTATATCGGGCACTATAAAAGTGTGACGGTGACGCGCAGCCGCTTCGAACGCGGGCGCGGCGGCCATTATGTGAAAAGCCGCGCGGCCCGCATCGCGATCAGCGACAGCAGCTTCGATGACACGCGCGGCCACACCACCAATTACATGATCGATTTGCCGGCGGGTGCGACCGGCACGATCCAGCGCAACATCTTCGTGCAGGGCCACGACAAGGAAAACCATTCGGCGTTCGTCGCGGTCGGCGCGGAATCGCGCGACAATCCTTCGGCGGGCCTCGCCGTCGTCGGTAATCGCGCGCATCAGGCGCCGGGCATCACCTGGCCCGCCGCCCTGGTGTCGGACTGGACCAAATCGCCGATGCGGATCGAACGCAATGTGGTCAGCCCGCGCATCACCGAATATCGTGGCGCGGAGGGCGCCGAACCGCCAAGCCTGAAACGCGATATACGTCGCGTTCTGGCGGCGGTGCGCGACAGGATTTTGGGGTAG
- a CDS encoding DNA adenine methylase, translating into MLYDARAHAARWTDDYLFNQLIPYIGNKRKLLPLIGEAIAAAELGHGAHFVDLFAGSGVVSRFAKTLGFRVTANDWEPYAGAINGAHVALDAAPDYRGRAYEEVIATLNDLPPVEGWVTKHLCPDDDDNPDPARDRMFYLRRNGMRIDAIRAWIEDQRLEAGQRNALLAPLLYQACYVANVSGVFKGFHRGWGGQTGTALHRIKADLTLRPAIFHANGFAARATAMDAAKLAGEAADFVYLDPPYNQHPYGSNYHVLNSIALDDRPLLSAKIEGRGSKSAIRTDWRSERRSAYNHRGQALAAYRALVGAIDARWIATSYSTDGNIAVADMVAACVARGDTSVFVQGYKRYRVSSQRMSPKPMNVEFVLLTDTAAPARTSAQDLVAAIEQAERIALDAHPQTASAIGRV; encoded by the coding sequence ATGCTCTACGACGCCCGCGCCCATGCCGCGCGCTGGACCGACGATTATCTCTTCAATCAGCTGATCCCGTATATCGGGAACAAGCGGAAGCTTCTGCCGCTGATCGGGGAGGCGATCGCGGCCGCCGAACTGGGGCATGGCGCGCATTTCGTCGATCTGTTCGCGGGCAGCGGGGTCGTCTCGCGCTTTGCCAAGACGTTGGGCTTCCGCGTCACGGCGAACGATTGGGAGCCTTATGCCGGCGCGATCAACGGCGCGCATGTCGCGCTCGACGCCGCCCCCGATTATCGCGGCCGCGCCTATGAGGAGGTGATCGCGACGCTCAACGATCTGCCGCCGGTCGAAGGCTGGGTGACGAAGCATCTGTGCCCCGACGATGACGATAATCCCGATCCGGCGCGCGACCGCATGTTCTACCTGCGCCGCAACGGGATGCGGATCGATGCGATCCGCGCGTGGATCGAGGACCAGCGGCTCGAGGCGGGGCAGCGCAACGCCCTGCTCGCGCCCCTGCTCTATCAGGCGTGCTACGTCGCCAACGTCTCGGGCGTGTTCAAGGGATTTCACCGCGGCTGGGGCGGGCAGACGGGGACGGCGCTGCACCGGATCAAGGCCGATCTGACGCTGCGGCCCGCCATCTTCCACGCCAACGGCTTTGCCGCGCGCGCGACCGCGATGGATGCGGCGAAGCTGGCGGGGGAGGCGGCCGACTTCGTCTATCTCGATCCGCCCTACAACCAGCATCCCTATGGATCGAACTATCATGTGCTGAACTCGATCGCGCTCGACGATCGCCCGCTACTCAGTGCCAAGATCGAGGGGCGCGGCAGCAAATCGGCGATCCGCACCGATTGGCGTAGCGAGCGGCGCAGCGCCTATAATCATCGCGGGCAGGCGCTCGCCGCCTATCGGGCACTGGTGGGCGCGATCGACGCGCGCTGGATCGCGACGAGTTATTCGACCGACGGCAATATCGCGGTGGCGGACATGGTCGCGGCCTGCGTCGCGCGCGGCGACACCAGCGTCTTCGTGCAGGGCTACAAACGCTACCGTGTCAGCAGCCAGCGCATGTCGCCCAAGCCGATGAATGTCGAGTTCGTGCTGCTGACCGACACGGCCGCCCCGGCGCGGACCTCAGCGCAGGATCTGGTCGCCGCGATCGAGCAGGCCGAGCGTATCGCGCTCGACGCGCATCCTCAGACGGCGAGCGCGATCGGCCGGGTATAG
- a CDS encoding inorganic phosphate transporter, with the protein MMISLTALYALIAIALLFDFLNGLHDAANSIATIVSTRVLRPQYAVLWAAFFNFIAFMFFGLHVAQTVGKGIVVADIVDAYVIFGALMGAIIWNVITWVLGIPSSSSHALIGGLLGAGVAKAGSAAVVWSGVLKTVSAIVISPALGLGLALMLVLMLAWTTLGMTPLAVDKRFRKLQLVSASLYSLGHGGNDAQKTMGIITVLLYSQGLLSGDFDVPFWVVISCQAAMGLGTLAGGWKIVHTMGSKITRLTPAQGFCAETGGAITLFGFTWLGVPVSTTHTITGAIVGVGAARRLSAVRWNVASSIVVAWVVTLPAAGLIAAAFYGLAKLVF; encoded by the coding sequence ATGATGATTTCCCTGACCGCGCTTTATGCGCTGATCGCGATCGCGTTGCTGTTCGATTTCCTGAACGGCCTGCACGACGCGGCCAATTCGATCGCCACGATCGTGTCGACGCGCGTCCTGCGCCCGCAATATGCGGTGCTCTGGGCGGCCTTCTTCAACTTCATCGCCTTCATGTTCTTCGGCCTCCACGTCGCGCAGACGGTGGGGAAGGGGATCGTCGTCGCTGATATCGTCGATGCTTATGTGATCTTCGGCGCGCTGATGGGCGCGATCATCTGGAACGTCATCACCTGGGTGCTGGGCATTCCGTCCTCGTCCAGCCACGCGCTGATCGGTGGCCTGCTGGGCGCGGGCGTCGCCAAGGCGGGCTCGGCAGCAGTGGTGTGGAGCGGCGTGCTCAAGACGGTGTCGGCGATCGTGATCTCGCCCGCTCTGGGTTTGGGCCTCGCGCTGATGCTCGTCCTGATGCTCGCCTGGACGACTTTGGGCATGACCCCGCTCGCGGTCGACAAAAGGTTCCGCAAGCTTCAGCTCGTCTCCGCCTCGCTCTACTCGCTCGGCCACGGCGGCAATGATGCGCAGAAGACGATGGGGATCATCACCGTGCTGCTCTATTCGCAGGGCCTGCTCAGCGGCGATTTCGACGTTCCCTTCTGGGTCGTGATCTCGTGTCAGGCGGCGATGGGCCTCGGCACGCTCGCGGGCGGATGGAAGATCGTCCACACGATGGGGTCGAAGATCACCCGCCTCACCCCGGCGCAAGGCTTCTGCGCGGAAACGGGCGGCGCGATCACTTTGTTCGGCTTCACCTGGCTGGGCGTCCCGGTATCTACCACGCACACGATCACCGGCGCGATCGTTGGCGTGGGCGCGGCGCGGCGCCTGTCGGCGGTGCGCTGGAACGTGGCGAGCAGCATCGTCGTCGCGTGGGTGGTGACGCTGCCGGCCGCCGGCCTGATCGCCGCGGCATTTTACGGGCTTGCGAAACTCGTCTTCTGA
- a CDS encoding DUF47 family protein: MRQIAALPYRIGTDGRAEVLLITSRETRRWIVPKGNRMRGFAPHEAAAQEAYEEAGVRGIPCPTALGSFAYGKRRRNGSVKQATVDVFPLKFLFQANDWPERNERQIRWFSLDEGASAVDEPELKTLIATFRIPPPTPGVAQRMVPVVRSRLSEVIPMLRWFQALMPSQGRFFEQFESHSALLVAGAEALALLLQGKDIPAHIKTIVDREHDADDITRDVLQDVRRIFVTPFDRSAITGLIGVMDDAIDQMNKTAKAIELYEVTSFETQMRDMSGIIVEAARVTAEAIPLLRSLGPNSARLHSLTERLIQLEGHADEIHDDGIKALFKASEGSDALGFVVGREIYSHLERIVDRFEDVANEIQGLVIDHA; encoded by the coding sequence ATACGCCAGATCGCCGCCTTGCCCTACCGAATCGGGACTGATGGACGGGCGGAGGTGTTGCTGATCACGTCGCGTGAGACACGTCGGTGGATCGTTCCCAAGGGCAACAGAATGCGCGGCTTTGCCCCTCATGAGGCGGCGGCGCAGGAAGCCTATGAAGAGGCGGGCGTCCGGGGAATCCCTTGTCCCACGGCGTTGGGAAGCTTTGCCTATGGAAAAAGGCGGCGCAACGGATCGGTGAAACAGGCGACCGTCGACGTTTTCCCGCTCAAATTTCTGTTCCAGGCGAACGATTGGCCGGAACGTAACGAAAGACAAATACGGTGGTTCTCGCTTGACGAAGGCGCGTCCGCAGTGGACGAGCCGGAACTCAAGACGCTGATCGCTACCTTCCGGATACCGCCGCCCACGCCGGGTGTCGCACAGCGGATGGTGCCGGTCGTGCGGTCACGTTTGAGCGAGGTGATCCCGATGCTGCGCTGGTTCCAGGCGTTGATGCCTTCCCAGGGGCGTTTTTTCGAACAGTTTGAATCACATTCGGCTCTGCTGGTGGCGGGGGCCGAGGCGCTCGCGCTGCTACTGCAGGGCAAGGACATTCCGGCGCACATCAAGACGATCGTGGATCGTGAGCATGATGCCGACGATATCACGCGCGACGTTCTGCAGGACGTGCGCCGCATCTTCGTCACCCCGTTCGATCGCAGCGCAATCACCGGGCTGATCGGCGTGATGGACGACGCGATCGATCAGATGAACAAGACCGCCAAGGCGATCGAGCTGTACGAAGTCACCAGCTTCGAAACGCAGATGCGCGACATGAGCGGCATCATCGTGGAGGCCGCGCGCGTCACGGCGGAGGCGATCCCGCTGCTCCGCTCGCTCGGCCCCAATTCGGCGCGGCTCCATTCGCTGACCGAACGGCTGATCCAGCTCGAAGGCCATGCCGACGAGATCCACGACGACGGCATCAAGGCGCTGTTCAAGGCCAGCGAAGGCAGCGATGCGTTGGGCTTCGTCGTCGGCCGCGAAATCTACAGCCATCTGGAACGCATCGTCGATCGATTCGAAGATGTCGCCAACGAGATCCAGGGTCTCGTCATCGATCACGCATAA
- a CDS encoding intradiol ring-cleavage dioxygenase, with product MHDHDRGLAFDLDTISRQIVERRRLLGWFAGAGATALLTGCGGGSSSSTETASSTTTSSTTTSTSTTTGTTTTTTSTSTGQCVADAAETAGPYPADGTNSASGSTSNVLTSSGIVRSDIRSSFISSTTVASGVLLTITLTVVNVNASCAPLSGYAVYLWHCNVDGNYSLYTVPGESYLRGVQVTNSAGQVTFTTIFPACYDGRYPHMHFEVFTSLSAATSGRAATLTSQFAMPRDVCSTVYAGSSLYSSSVSRLAAVTTTNDNVFGDNSSAQIAAMTPSLTGSISAGYTGTVTIGVSV from the coding sequence ATGCACGATCACGACCGCGGCCTTGCCTTCGATCTCGACACGATTTCGCGCCAGATCGTCGAGCGGCGGCGATTGCTCGGATGGTTTGCGGGCGCGGGCGCGACCGCATTGCTGACCGGCTGTGGCGGGGGCAGCAGCAGTTCGACCGAGACCGCATCGAGCACGACGACGAGCAGCACGACCACCAGCACCTCGACGACGACCGGCACTACCACCACGACCACGTCGACCAGCACCGGCCAGTGCGTCGCCGATGCCGCCGAAACCGCCGGCCCCTACCCCGCCGACGGCACCAATTCGGCCAGCGGATCGACCAGCAACGTGCTGACCAGCAGCGGGATCGTGCGGTCCGATATCCGATCGAGCTTCATCAGTTCGACAACGGTGGCGAGCGGGGTGCTGCTCACCATCACGCTCACCGTCGTCAACGTGAACGCCAGCTGCGCGCCGCTGTCGGGCTATGCCGTCTATCTGTGGCACTGCAATGTCGACGGCAATTATTCGCTCTACACCGTGCCGGGCGAAAGCTATCTGCGCGGGGTGCAGGTGACCAATTCGGCCGGGCAGGTGACGTTCACCACCATCTTCCCCGCCTGCTATGACGGCCGCTATCCCCACATGCATTTCGAGGTGTTCACGAGCCTCTCGGCCGCCACAAGCGGGCGCGCGGCGACGCTGACGTCGCAGTTCGCCATGCCGCGCGATGTGTGCAGCACGGTCTATGCGGGCAGCAGCCTCTACAGCAGCAGCGTATCGCGCCTCGCCGCCGTCACCACCACGAACGACAACGTGTTCGGCGACAATAGCAGCGCGCAGATCGCGGCGATGACTCCCTCGCTCACGGGCAGCATTTCGGCGGGTTATACGGGCACGGTGACGATTGGCGTTTCGGTCTGA